In Candidatus Binatia bacterium, the genomic window ACATACCGGACAACGGAGCTTCTCGGGATGACCGACCTTCTCCCAATACTGCTCCACAGCCAAAACTACACCCGCCTGCTCCGCCACCTGACCCAACTGAGCACGGCACTTACCACGAAGCTCCAACCCACAACGACCGTAAAGCCCATAGTGCCGGATCACCTGCATCCCTCTTTCCGGCACATGCCACAACGTGCGCTGAATAAATTCTTCGCTGCTCAAGGTCATGAGCTTCGATTTCCCATCCCGGTGATCCCGGTAGCCGAAACTCACTCCTCGATCATCCGCACAACTTAACCTGCGGTTGGAAATCGGTCCCCCTTTGACGTAGCGGGCCAGGTAGGTGATGACTCCGCTGCCGTGGCTGTAGCGCTCCCGAATGCACACGTTCCAGTTCTTGCGCCCAAGCTGGTTGAGACAATTCTTCACCTTCTGAGAGGTCATCCCTTCCGGCACGATCAACCGACCTTGCTCCAATGCCTTACCAACCGCTGCCAAGAACTTCCCCCGAAAAATGGTCCTGACCACCGCCACGGGAAGTAAGTAGCCGTTTTTCACGGCCTTCCACTCTCCAGTGGGAGTCAGTCCTCCTCCCGTCACCAAACAATGCACGTGCGGATGAAAAGAAAGAGTCCGCCCCCAGGTGTGAAGCGACATCATCACCCCAGGCGTGGCTCCCAGATAGCGATGATCTCCAAGCAGCTCCAAGAGGGTGTCTCTGGCGCTCTGAAAAAGAATCTCGATCAGAAGCCGCGTGTTCAACCGCCACAACGCGTGCAGTTCATGAGCGATGGTGAAAATCACATGAAAGTGATCGCAGGCAAGTAGCCGCGTTTTCTGCTTCTCCAACCAGCGCTCTTTCGATAGATGAGAACACTGCGGACACGCTCGATGGCGACAGGAATTG contains:
- a CDS encoding IS91 family transposase, with amino-acid sequence MKATLQSIFRDSFSGFSLSRAIPQHHRKAARSIIECRTAALGGHIKRCPGGHVQEVWYNSCRHRACPQCSHLSKERWLEKQKTRLLACDHFHVIFTIAHELHALWRLNTRLLIEILFQSARDTLLELLGDHRYLGATPGVMMSLHTWGRTLSFHPHVHCLVTGGGLTPTGEWKAVKNGYLLPVAVVRTIFRGKFLAAVGKALEQGRLIVPEGMTSQKVKNCLNQLGRKNWNVCIRERYSHGSGVITYLARYVKGGPISNRRLSCADDRGVSFGYRDHRDGKSKLMTLSSEEFIQRTLWHVPERGMQVIRHYGLYGRCGLELRGKCRAQLGQVAEQAGVVLAVEQYWEKVGHPEKLRCPVCGERIICVGRFPRGGSPPDEEKRPFGKAQSMQAA